GGCGACATCGCGCAGCTTGACCGTGTAGCCCGCCACCTGGCGCAGCGTGACCTCGGCAAACTGGGCCACGGTGTTGAGGTCGGTGCGGGCGGTGACGTTGAACTCGCGCTGCTGGCTCTCGATGCGGCCGGCCGGCACCTCCAGGTTCTGGCGGCGCAGCGCGTCTTCCACATCCTGCACGGTCAGCTTGTAGGCCGCCAGGCGCGCGGCATCCAGCCAGACGCGCACGGCGTAGCGGCGGTCGCCGCCGATTTCCACATCGGCCACGCCGGGGATGGTTTGCAGGCGCGGCTTGACGATGCGATTGACCACATCGGTGACCTGCAGCGGGTCCAGGGTCTCGCTGGTGAAGGCAATGCGCAGCGTGGGCTGGGCATCGGCCTCAACCTTGGCCACCACCGGCTCGTCCACGGCCGTGGGCAAGCGGCCGCGCACGCGGGCGACGCGGTCGCGCACATCGGCGGCAGCGTTGTCGGGGTTCTTCTCGAGCTTGAAGCGCACCGTGATCTGGCTCGATTCCGAACGCGAGATCGAGGTGACGATGTCCACGCCCTCGATGCCGGAGATGGAGTCTTCCAGCGGCTTGGTGACCTGGCTTTCGATCACCTCGGAGGAGGCGCCCACCAGGCGGGTGCTGACGGTGACCACCGGCTCGTCGATGCGCGGGTACTCGCGCAACGAGAGCTTGCCGAAGGACACCAGACCCACCAGCAAGAGCAGCAAGGACATCACCGTCGCAAAAACCGGGCGACGGATGGAGGTTTCAGAAATCTTCATGGCCGGTGGGCTTTCAGCGGCTGGCGGCCGACGATGCCGGCGATGACGCGGCCGGCGCCGAGGCCGCGCCCGCAGGCTTGCCCGCCTTCTTGCTGTCCACATCCACCACCTTGACCGCCTGGCCATCGCCGCGCAGCAGCTTGGCCTGGCCGGCGGTGACGACGCGCTCGCCCTCCTTCAGCCCTTCCAGCAGCTCGACCTGGCCGTTCAGGCGCAGGCTCAGCTTGGCCTCGATGCGGCGGGCCTTGAGCTGGCCCTCTTCTTCGACCAGCTTGATCACGAACTGCTTGCCGGCGAGCGGCACCAAGGCTTCTTCGGGCACGAGCAGAGCGCCAGCATGGGTGGCCAGCACCACGCGCACACGGGCGAACAGGCCGGACTTGAGCTCCGGCGCCGTACCCTGGATGCGCGCACGCACCAGCAGCGAGCGGCCGGCGGCATCCAGCGCCGTGTCCAGGGCCTCGATGCGGGCATTGAAATTGCGGCCCGGCCAGGCGTCCAGCGAGACCTCGACCTGCTGGCCGGCCTTGAGGCGCGGCACATAGCGCTCCGGCAGGCGGAAATCGACCCACATCGAGGAGGCGTCCTCGAGGCTGACCAGATCGCTGCCGTCCTTGATGTAATCGCCCAGGTTGACGGCACGGATGCCGGCGCGGCCGCTGAAGGGCGCGCGCACCTGCATGCGCGCCAGCTGCGCCTTGTTCAGCGCCACCTGCGCCTCGGCCACCTGCAGGGCGGCCTGGGCCTGATCCACGGCATTGGCACTGACGAAGTTCTGCGCCAGCAGCTCGCGGTTGCGCTGCAACTGGGTGCGGGCGATGCCGGCTTGCGCCTCGGCCTGCTGCAGCTGCGCGACTTGCAGGGCATCATCCAGCTGCACCAGCAGCTGGCCCTGGCGCACCATCTGGCCGTCGCCGAAGCCCAGCTTGACGATGCGGCCGCTGACCTCGGGCTTGAGCATCACGGCCTGGGCCGCACGCAAGCTGCCCACGGCCTGGGCTTCGTCCGCCAGATCGGCACGCTGCACGCGACCGGCTTCCACGGGGATGGGGCCGGCCGGCTTGCCATCCTTGGCGTCTTTCTTGTCACCGGGTTTGGCGGCGGCACCCTTGCCCTCAGTTTGCGCGGCCATGGCCTCGCCCACCGGCA
This region of Paucibacter aquatile genomic DNA includes:
- a CDS encoding efflux RND transporter periplasmic adaptor subunit — encoded protein: MSSKKLHRFVAIAALLGLSGAAWWWQHRVPVGEAMAAQTEGKGAAAKPGDKKDAKDGKPAGPIPVEAGRVQRADLADEAQAVGSLRAAQAVMLKPEVSGRIVKLGFGDGQMVRQGQLLVQLDDALQVAQLQQAEAQAGIARTQLQRNRELLAQNFVSANAVDQAQAALQVAEAQVALNKAQLARMQVRAPFSGRAGIRAVNLGDYIKDGSDLVSLEDASSMWVDFRLPERYVPRLKAGQQVEVSLDAWPGRNFNARIEALDTALDAAGRSLLVRARIQGTAPELKSGLFARVRVVLATHAGALLVPEEALVPLAGKQFVIKLVEEEGQLKARRIEAKLSLRLNGQVELLEGLKEGERVVTAGQAKLLRGDGQAVKVVDVDSKKAGKPAGAASAPAASSPASSAASR